The Macrobrachium nipponense isolate FS-2020 chromosome 19, ASM1510439v2, whole genome shotgun sequence genome contains a region encoding:
- the LOC135211807 gene encoding trichohyalin-like, with amino-acid sequence MDDLFHFCCCRGVSSGFRVPGALVDAAVDSLEPEIVVDQSNSSLTAPSFAFAKPPVGLALLAALALAVCWMYRMSGRRSDELEECMECERMDEYDSEDDDETDMSESEDDDEMNLSASEEDYEMNMSESEDDDETSMNESEEHLENYMSESENELETDVSRVSRLEDSLELEDLEDGNEELEETAETEQLESTEEEGDLPRLHQEQPDVEMQRLQESLEKSQANGTRMEQLLKEAGKAIERIQRELEGKDILLEKRADDIAAMSRQIESVCLQKEQVLTEKRRLQHDLELALDRGEKADNFNKELMEQIASLERRLEETEHLLKKRDEDEMEMKRLFQKEMVDKERELQCTKEKNTELSLKLEKIETFNQILDAENEDLMRLIVDYREALDQKERKVDHLQESLARQATESESDQEKLRTLEVQMTAIEGTVEELENQLLDVRGNQEALRGKLKLTESENSTLRKVAVDLKDRNCELEKNLADETHTNLALEDKVQFLESVLCKKESQLVSASEILNAERAKTEIMAQELEVMRNWVSELGGENEKCKEKLAAKAAEVTSLQKELQNEKKLTKVLAGEAQVMKNWVAELGGENTTLQDEVSKTRQKINSLLQSLRKEKQRSRNLQDALHHGKEMENLLKEEKTRGNEMATSLRTLKVELNNRDLQIENLLNMEKKLICEKEELVEELGVTLSHGKELDSLLEEAGQKATKLANDFEEEVQKREDQLRDLLAKEEKLRAEKLELEDRLENAANLLIKEQREKVNWQQMLQEREKEVETLRKDEKDHQEQRKEMENKLQEGEKELQQLRTECENLKENWRKQEKKMIKEQQRLMERQRRQEEALREQDKYMLMTLLHGTAQRNFHLQHIALQHGTETLGSINEKEKQDEDLWLRKEKQHRKYCDAQQERTNYPKQWDVLTQTLTELTRGDSDENCEISNGKPDDKTCHLSSER; translated from the coding sequence ATGGACGACTTGTTTCATTTCTGTTGTTGTCGAGGTGTCAGCAGTGGTTTCCGAGTACCTGGTGCTCTTGTTGATGCCGCTGTTGATTCTCTCGAACCAGAAATTGTTGTCGATCAATCCAACAGCAGCTTGACTGCGCCATCTTTTGCCTTCGCCAAACCTCCTGTAGGTTTGGCCTTGTTGGCAGCCTTGGCGCTTGCTGTGTGCTGGATGTATAGAATGTCTGGCCGTAGATCTGATGAACTGGAAGAATGTATGGAATGCGAACGTATGGATGAGTATGATAGCGAGGATGACGATGAAACCGACATGAGCGAAAGTGAGGATGACGATGAAATGAATTTGAGCGCAAGTGAGGAAGACTATGAAATGAATATGAGCGAAAGTGAGGATGATGATGAAACCAGTATGAATGAGAGTGAAGAACACCTTGAAAATTATATGAGCGAGAGTGAGAATGAACTGGAAACTGATGTGAGCAGAGTGTCTAGACTGGAAGACAGTCTAGAACTGGAAGATCTGGAAGATGGCAATGAGGAACTGGAAGAGACTGCCGAAACTGAACAACTGGAAAGTACTGAGGAGGAAGGAGACCTCCCCAGACTACATCAAGAACAGCCAGATGTAGAAATGCAGAGGTTGCAAGAATCCCTGGAAAAGAGTCAGGCTAACGGTACTAGAATGGAACAGCTCTTGAAGGAAGCAGGAAAGGCGATAGAGCGGATTCAAAGGGAACTTGAGGGCAAGGATATTTTGCTGGAAAAGAGGGCAGACGACATAGCAGCGATGAGCAGACAAATCGAGAGCGTCTGCCTTCAAAAAGAACAAGTTCTGACTGAAAAACGTCGCCTACAACACGACCTGGAACTGGCTCTAGACCGAGGAGAGAAAGCAGACAACTTTAACAAAGAACTGATGGAGCAAATAGCGTCTCTGGAGAGGCGACTAGAGGAGACTGAACACTTGCTGAAGAAAAGGGACGAAGACGAGATGGAAATGAAAAGGCTCTTCCAGAAAGAGATGGTCGACAAAGAAAGAGAACTGCAGTGCACTAAAGAGAAAAATACTGAATTGAGCCTCAAACTAGAAAAGATAGAAACTTTCAATCAAATTCTTGATGCAGAGAATGAAGATTTGATGAGGCTCATAGTAGACTACAGGGAGGCCTTAGACCAGAAGGAGAGGAAGGTCGACCATCTGCAAGAATCACTGGCACGCCAAGCGACAGAGTCTGAGAGCGACCAAGAGAAACTGAGGACTCTGGAAGTTCAAATGACGGCCATTGAAGGCACTGTAGAAGAACTGGAAAACCAACTACTGGATGTTCGAGGGAACCAAGAAGCTCTCCGAGGAAAACTCAAGCTCACTGAATCGGAAAACTCTACACTTAGGAAGGTAGCAGTTGACCTAAAAGATAGAAATTGTGAGCTTGAGAAAAACCTGGCAGACGAGACCCACACAAACTTGGCACTAGAAGATAAAGTTCAGTTCCTAGAATCAGTTTTGTGCAAAAAGGAATCTCAGTTGGTCTCTGCATCAGAAATTCTAAATGCAGAAAGAGCGAAAACTGAGATTATGGCACAAGAACTAGAAGTGATGAGGAACTGGGTCTCAGAACTAGGAGGAGAGaatgaaaagtgcaaagaaaaatTAGCAGCAAAAGCAGCAGAAGTGACTTCACTGCAGAAAGAGTTACAAAATGAGAAGAAGTTGACCAAAGTTCTGGCTGGAGAAGCCCAGGTTATGAAGAACTGGGTCGCAGAACTAGGAGGAGAGAACACCACGCTTCAGGATGAGGTGAGTAAAACCCGCCAGAAAATAAATTCACTTCTGCAATCTTTAAGGAAGgagaaacagaggagcagaaatcTCCAGGATGCTCTCCATCATGGGAAGGAGATGGAAAACTTGCTAAAAGAAGAAAAGACGAGAGGAAATGAAATGGCGACTTCCCTGAGAACCTTAAAAGTAGAGCTCAATAACAGGGACCTCCAAATTGAAAACCTCCTAAACATGGAGAAGAAATTGATATGTGAAAAAGAAGAACTTGTAGAGGAACTAGGCGTCACTCTAAGTCATGGCAAGGAACTGGACAGTTTGCTGGAGGAGGCAGGCCAGAAGGCGACAAAACTTGCAAACGATTTCGAGGAAGAGGTCCAGAAAAGAGAGGACCAATTGAGAGATCTCTTAGCCAAAGAGGAAAAACTCAGAGCTGAAAAGCTAGAGTTGGAAGACAGATTAGAAAATGCTGCCAATCTTCTGATTAAAGAACAGAGGGAAAAGGTAAACTGGCAGCAAATGTtacaagaaagggaaaaagaagtaGAGACGCTGAGGAAAGATGAAAAAGACCATCAAGAACAGAGGAAGGAGATGGAGAACAAACTGCAGGAAGGTGAGAAAGAACTCCAGCAACTTAGAACGGAATGTGAAAATCTGAAAGAAAATTGGAGGAAACAAGAGAAAAAGATGATAAAGGAACAACAGCGTCTCATGGAGCGCCAAAGGAGACAGGAAGAGGCTCTGAGGGAACAGGACAAATACATGCTAATGACGCTTCTCCATGGAACAGCTCAGAGGAACTTCCATCTGCAGCACATTGCACTGCAGCATGGAACTGAAACTCTGGGCAGCATCAATGAAAAGGAGAAGCAAGATGAGGACCTGTGGTTGAGGAAGGAGAAACAACACAGGAAATACTGCGATGCCCAGCAGGAGAGGACTAACTACCCGAAACAGTGGGATGTCCTAACTCAGACGTTGACGGAACTCACTCGTGGAGATTCTGACGAGAACTGTGAAATTTCCAACGGAAAACCCGATGACAAAACTTGTCATCTAAGCAGTGAAAGATGA